A window of Syntrophales bacterium genomic DNA:
TCTTTTCCGGCGATTACCCAGGCATCCTTTATATAAGGATTGAACGTCAATTGACTCTCAATGAATTGGGGTGCAAGTTGGCGGCCATTGGGCAGCAAAATAAGGGACTTTATTCTATCAACAAAGACAATATGTCCGTCCCCCCTGATAAACCCGCCATCCCCGCTATAAAACCACCCGTCCTTAATAACTTCTTCGGTCTTTTTCTGGTCCTTGTAGTAACCGACGAAACCGCCCGGCTGCCGATAAACAAGCTCGCCTTCAGCGGTTATTTTTACCTCTGTTCCCCGATGGGCGGGGCCAACCGTCTCCAAACAAATATCATCATTGCCGGCGCCGGTGAGAGCGCCGCCTTCCGTTGTTCCATACAGGCTTTTGAGAGGAATATTTATTGCGTGGTAAAATTTGCAGGCATCCATGCTCAGCAAAGAGCCGGTAGTGTAGCAGATTCGGGAATTTGACAAACCAAGACTGCTCCTCAGGGAGCGAAACAGAGAAAAATCCGCTATGGCATGAAGCATTTTCAGAAACAACCCCGGGTTGATCTTTTTATACTTCAAGTCGGCCATCCGGTAGCCAATAGGCATGAGTCTGCGATAAGCAAACTTTTTTACGGCGCTGGCACTTTCAATCCGAGCCTGAACAGCAGATGCCTGCTTCTGCCACAGCCGGGAGTTGTAGAAGACAATATTCGGCTGAATTTCTTTGGTGTCCCGCTGCTGGGTATCTGCAGCCTCCGCAAAATTCAGGATGCATCCCGACAGCAGGTGGCAGCCTATGCCGAACCATTGCTCCGTCATCCATGCGGGGGGAAGATACGGGATAACATTATCATTTTCATGCCAGGGATCAAGACAGAGATGATAGTCGGCGCCGGCTTTCATGGTTCGATAGGTGTGCACAGCCCCCTTGGGCGCAGCTCCGGAGGTTCCCGATGTGTAAACGATGGCGCAGACATCATCCGCTTTTCCCTCATCCACCTTCCGTTCAAAGAGCCCGGGATGCTCCTTCTCATATTGCTCGCCGGCCTGCAGGATTCCCCTGTATCCCAGCAAAATAGCGTCATGGTAATGGGCCAACCCTTTGTAGTTCCAGTAAATAACCTTCTTCAGCAGGGGCAGTTCATCCTTAATTTGCAGGAATTTGTCCGCCTGCTCCTGATCTTCCACTACAGCAAAGCTTGCCTCGCAATTCTCAGCAATGTATTTAATCTCTTGCGGCGTTAAGTCTGAATACGTCCCCACAGAAACTCCATGGTTTGCCTGGGCGGCAAGTTCAGCATAATACCATTGGGGCGCATTGTCTCCCACAATCAGCAGTTTATTGCCCGGTTCGAAACCTATTGCGGAGAGCCCCAGCGCCAGGTATTTAACATTAAGATAATAGTCCTTCCAGGTATATGGCTTCCATATGCCCAGATTTTTATGGCGCATGGCCTTATGCTTATCGCCATATTTCTCATAATTATATCTAAGTATTTTGGGCCAGGTATCACCCTTTTCGCTATAGACCGGCTCTGTTACGGTTGTCATTCTCTACGCCTTTATATTTTTATTAGGTAAGCCATCTCTTTTTTTGCCGGTAGTGCTTGATATCGCGATAACTCTTTTTGGCGCCGCCCGTGGAGAGTCCCATATAAAATTCCTTGATGTTCTCGTTATCCTTCAATTTTTCAGCCGGGCCTTCCAGAACTATTCTGCCATTCTCCATAATATAGCCGTAATCCGCGATACCCAGGGCAGCTCTGACATTCTGCTCCACGAGGAGGATGGCCAGCTTTTGTTCAACATTGATTTTTTTGATTATTTTATAGATATCCTCCACCATCAAGGGGGCCAGCCCAAGGGAAGGTTCATCGAGCAGCATCAGCTTGGGGCGGGCCATAAAGGCCCTTCCAATCACCAGCATCTGCTGTTCGCCGCCAGACAGATAGCCACTCATCTGCCGGCGGAGTTGTTTAAGTTTGGGCAGCCAGGAATAGATCATTTCGAGATCTCTCTTCACCTCCACCCGGTCCTTGCGGTGGTAGGCGCCGATAATCAGATTTTCCTCAACACTGAGATGTTCGAGAACCCTTCGCCCTTCCATTGCCTGACTGATCCCCATGGTGGCAATGCGCTCGGGGCCATATTGATCTATTCGCCTGCCATCAAATTCAATGCTGCCCTCGCTCACATTCCCTTCTTCTGTCTTTAACATACCCGACACGGCTTTCAGGGTAGTCGTCTTGCCGGCCCCATTTGCCCCCAGCAGCGCGACAATCCTACCGTCGTCAACCTCCAGCGATACGCCTCGCAATACCTGAATAACATTCATATACACAACTTCAATATTGGTTATCTGCAACATTATTTCAGATCCTTATTTTTCTTTTCCCAGATAGGCTTTGATTACCTCGGGATTAGTGCTGACCTCTTCCGGAGTGCCTTCGCCAATTTTACACCCAAAATCGAGGACGACAATCCTGTTGGCAATATCCATTACCACCCCCATATCGTGCTCGACAAGGATGATGCAGCGGATGCCGTCCCGGAGTACCGCCGTATCCGGATAGGTCGCCCCCTGCCCCTCGAAAAGATCAATAATGAAGCGGGCAATGTCTTCCTTCTCCTCCAAGTTCATCCCGGCCATGGGTTCGTCAAGCAGAAGCACCTTCGGCTCGAGAGCCAGCGCCCTGGCCAGTTCCACCCTTTTTCTCATTCCATAGGGCAGAAGGCCGACGATCTTCTTTCTAATGGAGGCGATTTCAAGAAAGTCGATAATTTCTTCTACTATCTTCCGGTGTTCAATTTCCTCCTTGAGCGCCGAGCCCAGATATAGACCGCCGGTAACAAAGTTTTGCTTCATCAATGCATGCCGGGCAGCCATGATGTTGTCCTGAGTGCTCAAGCCCGTGTACAGTTCAATATTTTGGAAGGTTCTGGCGATGCCGAGTTTCGCCAGCTTATCCGGACGCATTCGGGTGATTTTTTGCTCATTGTAATAAATCTCGCCTTCTTGGGGTTTGTAAAAGCCGCTTATGCAGTTGAGCAAAGCAGTCTTGCCGGCGCCATTGGGCCCAATGAGAGCAAATATCTCATTATTCCTGACATTAACGCTCACGTTGTTGAGGGCTCTGACGCCGCCAAAACTAAGCGAGAGTTTGTCAATCCTTAAAGCAACATCGCTGCCAGTTTCCACCTATTGCGATTTCCTCCTCAAGTGTAATGCCAAGCTCATGGCTTCTCTAAAAATTGTTTTTTCAGCTCCCGTTTCAGAAGTTTTCCGGCCGGGCTTCTGGGAAAATCGTTCACCGTCACGTACTCTTTGGGAACCTTGAATGCCGCCAGACGAGATTTCAGGTAGGCGCGCAACTCTTCCTTATCAAATACCGTTCCGGGCTTCAATGTCAGAAAGGCCGCTACCCGCTCTCCCCATTCTCGGTCCGGAAGGCCGATGACGGCGCATTCCTGGATTTCCGGCCGGGTGTAAAGAATCTCTTCCACTTCGCGGGAATAGACGTTTTCTCCACCGGTTATAATCATGTCCTTGAGCCGATCCACGATATAAAGGTAGCCATCTTCATCAAAGAGTCCAATGTCGCCGGAACGAAACCACTCCCCGAACCAGAAAGCGGTTTCATTGGCTTCGGGGTTATTGAGATAGCCCTTCATGATGTTGCGGGCCCTGATGCAAATTTCGCCCCTCTCTCCTACAGAGACCTGCGCGCCGCTTTCATCCCTGATTTGCACCTCCGCCCCGGTCACCGCTGTCCCCACGGAGCCGGCAATATGGCGGTGATAGTGATTATAAGTAATCATGGAGGCCGACTCGGTCATCCCGTAGCTTTCATAAATCGCCAGACCGGTTCGCTCCTGCCACTGACGCACGACCTCTGCCGCCATGCTGGCGGCTGCCGAAAAACAATAACGCACAGCGCCAAGTTTTTCCTTGAGTCCCTGCTCCGCAAGCAGGCGGACATAAAGCGTGGGCACGGCAAAGAGCTTGGTAACACGACCATTTGCCATCAGATGTAAAACCTGTTCCATATCAAAGGTGGGGATCATTTCCAGACAGCCGGAACTCAAGACAGTGGCATTCATAATGTGCATCTGGCCGAATACGTGGTTGAGTGGTAAAAAAAGCAGTCCCCGGTCCTTTTCATTGGAGCGCTCATGGAAGATGACACTCTGGATGGCCGTATTGATGTTTTCATGGGAGAGCATCACCCCCTTCGGCGTCCCCGTTGTTCCCCCTGTATAGAGAATGGCGGCGATCTCGGAGCGGTCCCGATCAATCGCCCTGAATGAACTGGTTCCCATACGCAACAGCTGTTCAAAATCCATATCGCCATGGGGGCTGATAACCTTATCCAGCCATTCCTCCCCTCGAAAACCGCCTAAATCATCCAGCTTCTCGTCAAAGGTATAAATGACTTTGGGCCGACTGTGACTTACCAAAAGAGAAAGCTCATCACGCTTCAGCATGCTGGAGAGGGTCACGGCTACAGCGCCGGTCT
This region includes:
- a CDS encoding ABC transporter ATP-binding protein, which encodes METGSDVALRIDKLSLSFGGVRALNNVSVNVRNNEIFALIGPNGAGKTALLNCISGFYKPQEGEIYYNEQKITRMRPDKLAKLGIARTFQNIELYTGLSTQDNIMAARHALMKQNFVTGGLYLGSALKEEIEHRKIVEEIIDFLEIASIRKKIVGLLPYGMRKRVELARALALEPKVLLLDEPMAGMNLEEKEDIARFIIDLFEGQGATYPDTAVLRDGIRCIILVEHDMGVVMDIANRIVVLDFGCKIGEGTPEEVSTNPEVIKAYLGKEK
- a CDS encoding AMP-binding protein, with protein sequence MNVAKNLEQSALCFPERPALSEGSSETSYSQLNEKANRVATALINLGIKPGDHIGLCAPNSSEWIAFYYGALKTGAVAVTLSSMLKRDELSLLVSHSRPKVIYTFDEKLDDLGGFRGEEWLDKVISPHGDMDFEQLLRMGTSSFRAIDRDRSEIAAILYTGGTTGTPKGVMLSHENINTAIQSVIFHERSNEKDRGLLFLPLNHVFGQMHIMNATVLSSGCLEMIPTFDMEQVLHLMANGRVTKLFAVPTLYVRLLAEQGLKEKLGAVRYCFSAAASMAAEVVRQWQERTGLAIYESYGMTESASMITYNHYHRHIAGSVGTAVTGAEVQIRDESGAQVSVGERGEICIRARNIMKGYLNNPEANETAFWFGEWFRSGDIGLFDEDGYLYIVDRLKDMIITGGENVYSREVEEILYTRPEIQECAVIGLPDREWGERVAAFLTLKPGTVFDKEELRAYLKSRLAAFKVPKEYVTVNDFPRSPAGKLLKRELKKQFLEKP
- a CDS encoding ABC transporter ATP-binding protein, coding for MLQITNIEVVYMNVIQVLRGVSLEVDDGRIVALLGANGAGKTTTLKAVSGMLKTEEGNVSEGSIEFDGRRIDQYGPERIATMGISQAMEGRRVLEHLSVEENLIIGAYHRKDRVEVKRDLEMIYSWLPKLKQLRRQMSGYLSGGEQQMLVIGRAFMARPKLMLLDEPSLGLAPLMVEDIYKIIKKINVEQKLAILLVEQNVRAALGIADYGYIMENGRIVLEGPAEKLKDNENIKEFYMGLSTGGAKKSYRDIKHYRQKKRWLT
- a CDS encoding AMP-binding protein — protein: MTTVTEPVYSEKGDTWPKILRYNYEKYGDKHKAMRHKNLGIWKPYTWKDYYLNVKYLALGLSAIGFEPGNKLLIVGDNAPQWYYAELAAQANHGVSVGTYSDLTPQEIKYIAENCEASFAVVEDQEQADKFLQIKDELPLLKKVIYWNYKGLAHYHDAILLGYRGILQAGEQYEKEHPGLFERKVDEGKADDVCAIVYTSGTSGAAPKGAVHTYRTMKAGADYHLCLDPWHENDNVIPYLPPAWMTEQWFGIGCHLLSGCILNFAEAADTQQRDTKEIQPNIVFYNSRLWQKQASAVQARIESASAVKKFAYRRLMPIGYRMADLKYKKINPGLFLKMLHAIADFSLFRSLRSSLGLSNSRICYTTGSLLSMDACKFYHAINIPLKSLYGTTEGGALTGAGNDDICLETVGPAHRGTEVKITAEGELVYRQPGGFVGYYKDQKKTEEVIKDGWFYSGDGGFIRGDGHIVFVDRIKSLILLPNGRQLAPQFIESQLTFNPYIKDAWVIAGKEKAYVSVIIIIDYNTVGRWAGQRRVAYSTFAELSQRPEVQELVKHAIEQINITLPVDSRIMKYVNLHREFDPNEGELTRTRKLRRAVLEERYQELIEAIYADKTEALIETRASARDGQTAIAKTTLSIGSVGGAAL